From Chaetodon auriga isolate fChaAug3 chromosome 10, fChaAug3.hap1, whole genome shotgun sequence, a single genomic window includes:
- the tmem51a gene encoding transmembrane protein 51a: protein MHSSGDGPPSPLSRGGTGNNNNSHNNSSENSGNSGSQYALCALGVGLVALGIVMIVWSVVPADAAANSSSSSSSSGGQGDTFVRKNKASSVAFVLVGSGVAMLLLSLCLGMRNKQREQQRLLEAQNHGEVAARVQEERETAEEQAQRYAVPSYEEAVGSGQYPVRQSNLHPSTSQLPSYDDLVQVDGVQYEFEGSEVTSTPSQPAPASSAPAAAAASTSNRRPGKNNRKLLPIKIRRIKSEKLHMKNVDNSQPAAGMSIEPLTPPPQYEDKVPPI from the exons ATGCATTCCAGTGGGGACGGACCACCAAGCCCCCTCAGCAGAGGAGgcactggcaacaacaacaacagtcacaacaacagcagtgaaaacagtggaaacTCAGGTTCGCAGTACGCGCTGTGTGCTCTGGGTGTCGGGCTCGTTGCCCTCGGCATTGTGATGATCGTGTGGAGCGTGGTACCTGCGGACGCGGCCGctaatagcagcagcagcagcagcagttcaggagGACAAGGAGATACTTTTGTGCGGAAGAATAAAGCATCCTCCGTGGCGTTTGTGTTGGTGGGCTCTGGGGtggccatgctgctgctgtccttgtGTCTGGGAATGAGGAACAAGCAGCGGGAGCAGCAGAGGCTCCTGGAGGCCCAGAACCATGGAGAAGTGGCAGCTCGTgtgcaggaggaaagagaaac TGCTGAGGAACAAGCCCAGCGTTACGCTGTACCCTCCTATGAAGAGGCTGTAGGCAGTGGCCAGTACCCTGTCCGTCAGAGCAACCTCCACCCAAGCACCTCCCAGCTACCTTCCTACGACGACCTGGTCCAAGTCGACGGTGTACAGTATGAATTTGAGGGCTCAGAGGTCACAAGTACTCCATCGCAGCCTGCTCCAGCTTCCAGTgctcccgctgctgctgctgcttccacaTCAAATCGTAGACCTGGGAAAAATAACCGCAAACTCCTCCCCATCAAGATCCGCAGGATTAAATCAGAAAAGCTGCACATGAAAAACGTTGATAActctcagccagcagctggaaTGAGTATAGAACCACTTACCCCACCGCCACAGTACGAGGATAAAGTGCCTCCAATTTAA
- the LOC143326771 gene encoding kazrin-A-like, with translation MQPKAEHVVKGVFVLNYSQSLSHPLILCSTHFFVGINILFCHCSLYPQPPLLSLTPSTTSPTCLPPSSSSPTHSDSDSLSSPTRLSLSLSDGSEDQLDRLQQVELARTTPMSQWRAGTVQAWLEVVMAMPMYIRTCSENVKSGKVLLGLTDEDLELGLGVSSLMHRRKLRLAIEDYRDAENGRGLSKAADMDHHWVAKAWLSDVGLPQYSQAFHNHLVDGRLLNSLTRRDLERHLNITKKFHQVSLLLGIELLHLLNFDKEALQARRIQCEHQNVDPLVWTSHRVIKWIRDIDLKEFAENLLNSGVHGAVMVLDPTFNTDAMATALGIPSNKHMVRRHLIEEMKTLIASSRSDAKQDCERLGLGTPPTLLRQNSVGRPPSSTGRHTDDEGSLRRRAVKPPAGFSPKARTGRDLSCHSSYGSLPREARDQTPPRTEGSPIRGYTSIEVTNV, from the exons ATGCAGCCAAAAGCTGAGCATGTTGTTAAAGgcgtgtttgttttgaattacTCACAATCTCTCAGTCACCCACTGATTTTATGTTCAACTCATTTTTTTGTGGGaattaacattttgttttgtcattgctCACTATACCCACAACCACCTCTGCTTTCACTCACACCCTCAACTACATCACCCACATgtctccccccctcctcctcctcacccaccCACTCAGACTCGGACAGCCTCTCCAGTCCCACCCGCCTCAGCCTTAGCCTGTCAGACGGGTCGGAGGACCAGCTGGACCGcctccagcaggtggagctggcCAGGACGACACCCATGTCCCAGTGGAGGGCAGGCACCGTGCAGGCCTGGCTGGAGGTAGTCATGGCGATGCCCATGTACATCCGCACCTGCTCAGAAAATGTCAAGAGTGGAAAG GTATTACTGGGGCTCACGGATGAAGACCTGGAGCTGGGTTTAGGTGTGAGCAGCTTAATGCATCGCCGGAAGCTCCGCCTGGCCATTGAGGATTACAGAGATGCTGAGAATGGTAGAGG GTTGTCCAAGGCTGCAGATATGGACCACCACTGGGTGGCCAAGGCCTGGTTAAGCGACGTGGGCTTGCCTCAGTACTCTCAGGCCTTTCACAACCACTTGGTAGACGGCCGCCTGCTGAACTCCCTGACACGACGTGACCTCGAGCGTCACCTCAACATCACCAAGAAGTTCCACCAGGTCAGCTTGCTGCTGGGCATCGAACTGCTGCACTTACTCAATTTCGACAAGGAG GCACTGCAGGCTCGCCGGATCCAGTGTGAGCACCAGAATGTGGATCCATTGGTGTGGACCTCTCATCGGGTCATCAAATGGATCAGAGATATTGACCTGAAG GAGTTTGCTGAAAATCTTCTGAACAGTGGAGTTCATGGTGCTGTCATGGTGCTTGACCCCACTTTTAACACTGACGCCATGGCAACAGCACTGGGGATCCCCAGCAACAAGCACATGGTTCGCCGACACCTTATTGAGGAGATGAAAACTCTGATTGCCTCATCCAG GTCAGATGCCAAACAGGACTGCGAGCGTCTTGGCTTGGGAACGCCACCAACCCTCCTTCGCCAGAACTCCGTGGGCAGACCGCCCAGCTCTACTGGCCGACACACTGATGACGAAGGCTCTCTGAGAAGGAGGGCTGTCAAG CCTCCAGCAGGGTTCAGCCCCAAAGCACGCACGGGGCGGGACCTGAGCTGCCACAGCAGCTACGGCTCCCTGCCTCGGGAAGCTCGAGACCAGACTCCACCCAGAACCGAGGGAAGCCCAATCCGCGGTTACACCAGCATCGAGGTCACCAACGTGTGA